In one Tripterygium wilfordii isolate XIE 37 chromosome 22, ASM1340144v1, whole genome shotgun sequence genomic region, the following are encoded:
- the LOC119991444 gene encoding mitochondrial dicarboxylate/tricarboxylate transporter DTC-like, with protein sequence MRGQEMENQSNIPSSDMNQEMGFVKEEEYNHSKNFPAASLVGGGSWWWQSVKPFVHGGLAGATYYALSWGSFQFIELPLLRILGDEFKESAKIREDLGRLAKSRTSYGGLPAQVLAVTLYRALAFGSYDVLTRKATAHNKGIPLSMYQEACCGILAGVAEACIASPLRYAALCVQADRNKPTAQRLNYRNAFDAAYRISVNQGISALWRGGLPYAKTVVAFDMGMLASYNRSFNYFWASRGYNETIATLGAGAVSSFFGIACCRPFVVIQDYMLHAKPGSDGKPPFTSSFDCALKILKVRGLREFYHGFSLHLTRVTPAVMFTWLVLEDIRKEKGFA encoded by the exons ATGAGAGGCCAAGAAATGGAGAATCAGTCAAATATACCCAGTAGTGACATGAATCAAGAAATGGGTTTTGTGAAAGAGGAGGAATATAACCACTCGAAAAATTTCCCGGCTGCTTCCTTAGTTGGTGGTGGGTCTTGGTGGTGGCAAAGTGTGAAGCCATTTGTTCATGGAGGATTAGCAGGAGCTACCTATTATGCGCTTTCTTGGGGATCCTTCCAGTTTATTGAACTGCCACTTCTTCGCATACTTGGTGATGAATTTAAAGAGTCTGCCAAAATAAGAGAGGATTTAGGCAGGCTTGCAAAATCAAGGACCTCTTACGGG GGTCTGCCTGCACAAGTGCTGGCTGTAACTCTGTATAGAGCATTGGCATTCGGATCGTATGA TGTTTTGACAAGAAAGGCAACTGCTCACAACAAAGGAATACCACTGAGTATGTATCAAGAAGCCTGCTGCGGAATTCTTGCTGGAGTAGCTGAAGCATGCATAGCATCTCCATTACGATATGCAGCCCTATGTGTGCAAGCTGACCGAAACAAACCAACTGCACAGCGTTTGAATTATAGAAATGCATTTGATGCCGCCTACCGAATCAGTGTAAATCAGGGGATTTCAGCATTATGGAGAGGAGGACTCCCTTATGCAAAGACAGTTGTGGCATTTGACATGGGCATGTTGGCATCATACAATCGAAGTTTCAATTACTTCTGGGCTTCTCGTGGTTACAATGAAACAATTGCAACGCTTG GTGCAGGTGCTGTCTCGTCATTTTTTGGTATAGCTTGTTGCAGGCCATTTGTGGTTATTCAAGATTATATGCTTCATGCGAAACCCGGCTCTGATGGGAAGCCTCCATTCACAAGCTCTTTCGACTGTGccctgaaaattttgaaagtgAGAGGTCTCAGGGAATTCTACCACGGATTTTCACTGCATCTCACCCGTGTAACCCCGGCTGTCATG TTTACATGGCTAGTGTTGGAAGATATCCGGAAAGAGAAGGGATTCGCTTGA
- the LOC119990747 gene encoding uncharacterized protein LOC119990747 encodes MATTMSFLLRPLCLSSTTKTFLSKCLKTPLCHSVSSLGARPRFICRSLSSSPSSITLSQSSSSSVTPNEILPFQEVQYEDNNGTVEEYVDDSDDEQIEIETENRQLEGVNVSGGANGEGVGVSSKRMKLLSLTVKEKKELASYAHSLGKKLKSQLVGKSGVTDNVAASFVETLEANELLKVKIHRTCPGELEDVVKHLEEATGSVVVGLIGRTVIIYRPSVTKMEAEEKKKQARRPFVRKETISKRPLLTKGEVSTKSRRGRRGISRFA; translated from the exons ATGGCGACGACGATGAGCTTCCTCTTGCGGCCGCTTTGCTTATCCAGCACCACCAAAACCTTCCTCTCAAAATGCCTCAAAACCCCGCTTTGCCATTCCGTTTCTTCTCTCGGCGCTCGTCCTCGCTTCATCTGCcgctctctctcttcctctccttcttCTATCACTCTCTCCcaatcctcctcttcttctgtaACTCCAAACGAGATCTTGCCGTTCCAAGAGGTCCAATACGAAGATAACAATGGTACTGTCGAAGAATATGTTGATGATAGTGACGATGAGCAAATTGAGATTGAAACCGAAAATCGGCAATTGGAGGGCGTTAATGTTAGCGGCGGCGCCAATGGAGAGGGAGTGGGTGTGAGCTCTAAGCGTATGAAGTTGCTGAGTTTGACGGTGAAAGAGAAGAAGGAATTGGCTTCTTATGCCCACAGCTTGGGTAAGAAGCTCAAGTCACAGCTTGTCGGCAAGTCTGGTGTCACCGATAATGTCGCGGCTTCTTTCGTCGAAACCCTTGAAGCCAACGAGCTTTTAAAG GTTAAAATACACAGAACTTGTCCTGGGGAGCTAGAAGATGTTGTGAAACATTTGGAGGAAGCTACTGGTTCAGTGGTGGTTGGTCTAATTGGCAGGACTGTAATTATATACCGACCCAGTGTCACAAAAATGGAGgcagaggaaaagaaaaaacaggctCGTAGACCTTTTGTGAGGAAAGAGACGATATCAAAACGGCCATTGCTG ACAAAAGGAGAAGTATCAACCAAATCAAGGCGTGGTCGTAGGGGTATTAGCAGGTTTGCATGA
- the LOC119990572 gene encoding GATA transcription factor 7-like: MEYCVESRALKSSLQREISAMKSTTTTQQAFFEDFVYLNPNIGDDFSVDCFLDFSNGELKDNSFDEEEDEEEKERLSVSSQELVDDDNNSNSSTLSGTPENSDSLVAGELSVPTDDVADLEWVSQFVEDSVPEFPLFYPVCCREKTESYAKNQFEPEPEPKRSVCNSLRFPIHIPSKTRTKRARTTGRVWSTPYLLVANKPGKPRGKKPKKTPTAQTAGLTWVGQFQRRCSHCQVQKTPQWRTGPLGPKTLCNACGVRYKSGRLLPEYRPVCSPTFSGDIHSNSHRKVLEMRKGKETDEPESRLSQMVRSF; the protein is encoded by the exons ATGGAGTACTGCGTGGAATCAAGAGCGTTGAAATCGAGCTTACAGAGAGAAATATCCGCCATGAAATCGACGACGACGACGCAGCAAGCCTTTTTTGAGGATTTCGTGTACTTGAACCCGAATATTGGTGATGATTTCTCTGTTGATTGTTTCCTTGATTTCTCTAATGGAGAATTGAAGGACAACAgctttgatgaagaagaagatgaggaggaaAAGGAGAGATTGTCGGTTTCCTCTCAAGAACTCGTGGACGATGATAATAATTCCAACTCTAGCACTCTCTCCGGCACCCCCGAGAACTCTGACTCTCTCGTTGCCGGCGAACTCTCTGTTCCG ACTGACGACGTAGCCGACCTTGAATGGGTATCGCAATTTGTGGAGGATTCGGTACCGGAATTTCCTCTGTTCTACCCTGTTTGTTGCAGGGAGAAAACAGAGAGCTATGCGAAGAACCAGTTCGAACCGGAACCAGAACCGAAACGGTCTGTATGTAATTCTCTACGTTTTCCGATTCATATTCCGTCAAAGACAAGAACAAAGCGGGCGAGAACCACCGGTCGAGTATGGTCGACGCCTTACCTCTTAGTCGCCAACAAACCTGGAAAACCGCGAGGGAAGAAACCAAAGAAAACACCGACGGCTCAGACCGCGGGATTGACATGGGTGGGCCAGTTCCAACGAAGGTGCAGCCATTGTCAGGTCCAAAAGACCCCGCAATGGAGAACTGGCCCATTGGGGCCTAAAACGCTGTGCAATGCTTGTGGAGTTCGGTACAAGTCCGGCCGGCTTCTCCCTGAATATAGACCGGTTTGCAGTCCAACCTTTTCTGGTGATATTCACTCGAATAGTCATCGGAAAGTGTTGGAAATGAGGAAGGGGAAGGAGACGGATGAACCAGAATCCAGGTTGAGCCAGATGGTTCGGAGTTTTTGA